One window from the genome of Lynx canadensis isolate LIC74 chromosome E3, mLynCan4.pri.v2, whole genome shotgun sequence encodes:
- the LOC115504424 gene encoding serine protease 29-like, whose product MLWLLLLTPFFSGTCVAGSPASLPENELVGIVGGHSAPQGKWPWQVSLKVYNYHWASWVHICGGSLIHPQWVLTAAHCIARKDADPAAYRIHAGDVYLYGGRTLLNVTRVIVHPDYINANLGADVALLQLSHSVKYTANVRPVKLPSALLDVTPEDECWVTGWGTVMVHQSLPPPYRLQEVAVIVVENAVCDQQYHNSTRYRLAGRKIIQDDMLCAGTEGRDSCQGDSGGPLVCKTTGAWHLVGVVSWGDSCAVRNRPGVYARVQTYVPWITRQIGRGL is encoded by the exons ATGCTGTGGCTGTTGCTTCTGACCCCCTTCTTCTCGGGGACCTGCGTCGCGGGGAGCCCAG cctccctccctgaaAACGAGCTGGTGGGCATCGTCGGGGGCCACAGTGCCCCCCAGGGGAAGTGGCCGTGGCAGGTCAGCCTGAAAGTCTACAATTATCACTGGGCCTCCTGGGTGCACATCTGCGGGGGCTCCCTCATCCACCCCCAGTGGGTGCTGACCGCCGCCCACTGCATCGCCCG GAAGGACGCCGACCCGGCAGCCTACCGCATCCATGCCGGGGACGTGTACCTCTACGGGGGGAGGACGCTGCTGAATGTGACCCGCGTCATCGTCCACCCCGACTACATCAACGCCAATCTGGGTGCGGACGTGGCCCTGCTCCAGCTGTCACACTCTGTGAAATACACGGCTAACGTCAGGCCTGTGAAGCTCCCGTCGGCCCTGCTTGACGTCACCCCAGAGGACGAGTGCTGGGTGACCGGCTGGGGCACCGTCATGGTGCACC AGTCGCTGCCTCCGCCCTACCGTCTGCAGGAGGTGGCGGTGATCGTGGTGGAGAACGCCGTCTGTGACCAGCAGTACCACAACTCCACCAGGTACCGCCTGGCGGGCAGGAAGATCATCCAGGACGACATGCTGTGTGCGGGGACCGAGGGCCGGGACTCCTGCCAG gGCGACTCCGGAGGCCCTCTGGTGTGCAAGACGACGGGTGCTTGGCACTTGGTGGGAGTGGTCAGCTGGGGCGACAGCTGTGCCGTGAGAAACCGTCCCGGGGTCTACGCTCGCGTCCAGACGTACGTGCCCTGGATCACGCGGCAAATCGGGAGGGGCCTCTGA
- the LOC115504426 gene encoding LOW QUALITY PROTEIN: putative serine protease 29 (The sequence of the model RefSeq protein was modified relative to this genomic sequence to represent the inferred CDS: inserted 1 base in 1 codon; deleted 2 bases in 2 codons) — translation MLWLLFLSLPCLGASVPEIPAPAPERELVGLVGGHSAPQGKWPWQVSLRVYVYRWASWVHICGGSLVHPQWVLTAAHCIDRKDADPSAYRIHAGNVYLYGGRTLLNVSRVIVHPDYIAAFLGFDLXLLKLATPVRMSSRTRPVTLPLQSLDFSPEDECWLTGWGRGFYFEPLSPPYRLQQVQIPLEEEGACEQGYRRFLHTRANGKVIPEDMLCAGTQGRGPCMGDSGGPLVCKKRGTWVQVGVVSWGIGCSMYELPAVFTNVQSHVDWIRQQLRRRR, via the exons CGCCTGCCCCCGAGAGGGAGTTGGTGGGCCTCGTGGGGGGTCACAGTGCCCCCCAGGGGAAGTGGCCGTGGCAGGTCAGCCTGAGAGTCTACGTTTACCGCTGGGCCTCCTGGGTGCACATCTGCGGGGGCTCCCTCGTCCACCCCCAGTGGGTGCTGACCGCTGCCCACTGCATCGACCG GAAAGACGCCGACCCGTCAGCC TACCGGATCCACGCCGGCAACGTGTATCTGTACGGGGGCAGGACGCTGTTGAACGTGAGCCGCGTCATCGTCCACCCCGACTACATCGCTGCCTTTCTGGGGTTTGACC GCCTGCTGAAGCTGGCCACCCCCGTGAGAATGTCCAGCAGGACTCGGCCGGTCACCCTG CCCCTGCAGAGCCTGGATTTCAGCCCGGAGGACGAGTGTTGGCtgacaggctggggcaggggcttcTACTTCG AGCCGCTGAGCCCCCCCTACCGCCTGCAGCAGGTGCAAATCCCACTGGAAGAGGAGGGGGCCTGTGAGCAAGGTTACCGGAGGTTCCTGCACACCAGAGCCAATGGCAAGGTCATCCCGGAGGACATGCTGTGTGCCGGCACTCAGGGCCGCGGTCCCTGCATG GGGGACTCCGGGGGCCCCCTGGTCTGCAAGAAGAGAGGCACGTGGGTCCAGGTGGGCGTGGTCAGCTGGGGCATCGGCTGTTCCATGTACGAGCTGCCCGCCGTCTTCACAAACGTCCAGAGCCACGTGGACTGGATCCGACAGCAGCTGCGGAGGCGCCGGTGA
- the LOC115504425 gene encoding serine protease 29-like: MLWLLLLTPFFSGTCVAGSPASLPENELVGIVGGHSAPQGKWPWQVSLKVYKYHWASWVHICGGSLIHPQWVLTAAHCIARKDADPAAYRIHAGDVYLYGGRTLLNVTRVIVHPDYIKADLGADVALLQLSHSVKCTANVRPVKLPSALLEVTPEDECWVTGWGTVMVHQSLPPPYRLQQVAVSLVENAVCDQQYHKATRHRLAGGKIIQDDMLCAGTEGRDSCQGDSGGPLVCKTTGAWHLVGVVSWGDSCAVRNRPGVYARVQTYVPWITRQIGRGL; the protein is encoded by the exons ATGCTGTGGCTGTTGCTTCTGACCCCCTTCTTCTCGGGGACCTGCGTCGCGGGGAGCCCAG cctccctccctgaaAACGAGCTGGTGGGCATCGTCGGGGGCCACAGTGCCCCCCAGGGGAAGTGGCCGTGGCAGGTCAGCCTGAAAGTCTACAAGTATCACTGGGCCTCCTGGGTGCACATCTGCGGGGGCTCCCTCATCCACCCCCAGTGGGTGCTGACCGCCGCCCACTGCATCGCCCG GAAGGACGCCGACCCGGCAGCCTACCGCATCCATGCCGGGGACGTGTACCTCTATGGGGGGAGGACGCTGCTGAATGTGACCCGTGTCATCGTCCACCCCGACTACATCAAAGCCGATCTGGGTGCGGACGTGGCCCTGCTCCAGCTGTCACACTCTGTGAAATGCACGGCTAACGTCAGGCCTGTCAAGCTCCCGTCGGCCCTGCTTGAAGTCACCCCAGAGGACGAGTGCTGGGTGACCGGCTGGGGCACCGTCATGGTGCACC AGTCGCTGCCTCCGCCCTACCGTCTGCAGCAGGTGGCGGTGAGCCTGGTGGAGAACGCCGTCTGTGACCAGCAGTACCACAAAGCCACCAGGCACCGCCTGGCGGGCGGGAAGATCATCCAGGACGACATGCTGTGTGCGGGGACCGAGGGCCGGGACTCCTGCCAG gGCGACTCCGGAGGCCCTCTGGTGTGCAAGACGACGGGTGCTTGGCACTTGGTGGGAGTGGTCAGCTGGGGCGACAGCTGTGCCGTGAGAAACCGTCCCGGGGTCTACGCTCGCGTCCAGACGTATGTGCCCTGGATCACGCGGCAAATCGGGAGGGGCCTCTGA